From a region of the Myxococcaceae bacterium JPH2 genome:
- a CDS encoding DUF2378 family protein, with amino-acid sequence MARLDSDLEQRIAMSRPGDTVRGLSFSAVLALVERKQGLEAAERLRGLLFSRPPVDFFSYPVVDFLRLLYGTAETLRAHYASRDEALRACGDAIAKGFFESAVGQTLLRLIQGTDPKRIYCNAPAAYSTSVSYGERDYQPLGERKIRLHFRGDMLPLPVHEGILAAALAALGREGRVVGTALGLAEFDFVIEWT; translated from the coding sequence ATGGCGCGCCTTGACAGTGACCTGGAGCAGCGGATCGCCATGTCCCGGCCGGGGGACACGGTCCGGGGCCTGAGCTTCTCGGCGGTGCTGGCGCTGGTGGAGCGCAAGCAAGGGCTGGAGGCGGCGGAGCGCCTGCGGGGGCTCTTGTTCTCCCGCCCCCCGGTGGACTTCTTCTCGTACCCGGTCGTGGACTTCCTGCGGCTCCTGTACGGCACGGCGGAGACGCTGCGGGCGCACTACGCCTCGCGCGACGAGGCCCTGCGCGCGTGCGGGGACGCCATCGCGAAGGGCTTCTTCGAGTCCGCGGTGGGGCAGACGCTCCTGCGCCTCATCCAGGGGACGGACCCCAAGCGCATCTACTGCAACGCGCCCGCGGCGTACTCCACGTCGGTGAGCTACGGGGAGCGGGACTACCAGCCGCTGGGCGAGCGGAAGATTCGCCTGCACTTCCGAGGGGACATGCTGCCCCTGCCGGTCCACGAGGGCATCCTGGCCGCGGCGCTGGCGGCCCTGGGGCGCGAGGGCCGGGTGGTGGGCACGGCCCTGGGGCTGGCGGAGTTCGACTTCGTGATTGAGTGGACCTAG
- a CDS encoding glycogen/starch/alpha-glucan phosphorylase, with amino-acid sequence MAPPASVPPAQSPSSSVGPPEDSGRTGLDAASVRRGFLEHVRYSRGKNPETATPHDRFMALSLAVRDRLTDRWVKTARAYYEQDVKRAYYLSAEYLLGRALGNNLLNLGMYEAAAEAMREVGTDLTDLLEMEPDAGLGNGGLGRLAACFLDSLATLGYPGMGYGIRYEFGIFTQDIVDGYQVERADEWLKFGNPWEIVRPEKAVPVRFFGRVEHQQGPDGRPVARWVGGKTVIGVPYDTPIAGYGNNTVNTLRLWQARASEEFDLLLFNAGDYERSVVEKNDSEVISKVLYPNDAFQAGKELRLKQQYFFVACSIADIVRRYLKNHTDFRDFPNKVAIQLNDTHPAIGVAELMRVLVDEKRLTWDEAWDITQAVFGYTNHTLLAEAMEKWPATLFERLLPRHLEIIYEINQRFLRQVQIRYPYDVEKLRRMSLVEEGPEKKIRMAHLAVVGSHSINGVAALHTDLLRRDVLPDFASMFPERFNNKTNGVTPRRWLAWCNPRLSKLITSRIGDGWTCDLDQLRKLEPHAEDPAFREAFRAVKRANKEELARHVRDLRWVQLNPDAIFDVQIKRLHEYKRQLLDAVHIVALWMKARRDPSSIVHPRAFIFGAKAAPGYHLAKLTIRLINGIAEVVNSDAGTTGLQVMFLPNYRVSLAERIIPAADVSEQISTAGMEASGTGNMKLMLNGALTLGTLDGANVEIRDAVGDKNFFLFGLTADEVIARKKAGYRPRDEYQANLELREALDLISTGFFSPEDKNLFRPLVDSLLEEDRYLVLADFGAYMAKQEEVVRAYQDADGWTRKCIINVARAGIFSSDRTIHQYAQDIWRVRKTQVE; translated from the coding sequence ATGGCCCCTCCCGCCTCCGTGCCCCCCGCGCAGTCCCCGTCCTCGTCGGTGGGCCCTCCCGAAGACAGCGGCCGCACCGGGCTGGACGCGGCGAGCGTGCGCCGAGGCTTCCTCGAGCATGTGCGCTACTCGCGCGGGAAGAACCCGGAGACGGCCACGCCGCATGACCGCTTCATGGCGCTGTCGCTGGCGGTGCGCGACCGGCTGACGGACCGGTGGGTGAAGACGGCGCGCGCGTACTACGAGCAGGACGTGAAGCGGGCCTATTACCTCTCCGCGGAGTACCTGCTGGGCCGCGCGCTGGGGAACAACCTGCTGAACCTGGGCATGTACGAGGCCGCGGCCGAGGCCATGCGCGAGGTGGGCACGGACCTGACGGACTTGTTGGAGATGGAGCCGGACGCGGGCCTGGGCAACGGCGGCCTGGGGCGACTGGCGGCGTGCTTCCTGGATTCGCTGGCGACGCTCGGCTACCCCGGCATGGGGTACGGCATCCGCTACGAGTTCGGCATCTTCACGCAGGACATCGTGGACGGCTATCAGGTCGAGCGCGCCGACGAGTGGCTGAAGTTCGGCAACCCGTGGGAGATCGTCCGGCCGGAGAAGGCCGTGCCGGTGCGCTTCTTCGGGCGCGTGGAGCACCAGCAGGGGCCGGATGGTCGGCCCGTGGCGCGCTGGGTGGGCGGCAAGACTGTCATTGGCGTCCCGTACGACACGCCCATCGCGGGCTATGGCAACAACACCGTCAACACGCTGCGGCTGTGGCAGGCCCGTGCGAGCGAGGAGTTCGACCTCCTCCTCTTCAACGCGGGCGACTACGAGCGCTCGGTGGTGGAGAAGAACGACTCGGAGGTCATCTCCAAGGTCCTCTACCCCAACGACGCCTTCCAGGCCGGCAAGGAGCTGCGCCTCAAGCAGCAGTACTTCTTCGTGGCGTGCTCCATCGCGGACATCGTCCGGCGCTACCTGAAGAACCACACGGACTTCAGGGACTTCCCCAACAAGGTGGCCATCCAGCTCAATGACACGCATCCGGCCATTGGCGTGGCCGAGCTGATGCGCGTGCTGGTGGACGAGAAGCGTCTGACCTGGGACGAGGCGTGGGACATCACCCAGGCGGTGTTTGGCTATACGAACCACACGCTCCTGGCCGAGGCGATGGAGAAGTGGCCGGCGACGCTGTTCGAGCGGCTGCTGCCCCGGCACCTGGAGATCATCTACGAAATCAACCAGCGCTTCCTGCGCCAGGTGCAGATCCGCTACCCGTACGACGTGGAGAAGCTGCGGCGGATGAGCCTGGTGGAGGAAGGGCCGGAGAAGAAGATTCGCATGGCCCACCTGGCCGTGGTGGGCAGCCACAGCATCAACGGCGTGGCCGCGCTGCACACGGACCTCTTGCGCCGGGACGTGCTGCCGGACTTCGCGTCCATGTTCCCCGAGCGCTTCAACAACAAGACGAACGGCGTGACGCCGCGCCGCTGGCTGGCGTGGTGCAACCCGCGTCTGTCCAAGCTCATCACCAGTCGCATCGGCGATGGGTGGACGTGTGACCTGGATCAGCTGCGCAAGCTGGAGCCGCACGCCGAGGACCCGGCGTTCCGCGAGGCCTTCCGCGCCGTCAAGCGCGCCAACAAGGAGGAGCTGGCTCGGCACGTGCGCGACCTGCGCTGGGTGCAGCTCAATCCGGACGCCATCTTCGACGTGCAGATCAAGCGCCTGCACGAGTACAAGCGCCAGCTCCTGGACGCGGTGCACATCGTCGCGCTGTGGATGAAGGCACGCCGCGACCCGTCCTCCATCGTCCACCCGCGCGCGTTCATCTTCGGTGCCAAGGCGGCCCCCGGCTATCACCTGGCCAAGCTGACCATCCGCCTCATCAACGGCATCGCCGAGGTGGTCAACAGCGACGCGGGCACCACGGGGTTGCAGGTGATGTTCCTGCCCAACTACCGCGTGAGCCTCGCCGAGCGCATCATCCCGGCCGCGGACGTGTCCGAGCAGATCTCCACCGCGGGCATGGAGGCGTCCGGCACCGGCAACATGAAGCTGATGCTCAACGGCGCGCTGACGCTGGGCACGCTGGACGGCGCCAACGTGGAGATTCGCGACGCGGTGGGCGACAAGAACTTCTTCCTCTTCGGCCTCACGGCGGACGAGGTCATCGCGCGCAAGAAGGCGGGCTACCGGCCGCGCGACGAGTACCAGGCGAACCTGGAGCTGCGCGAGGCGTTGGACCTCATCTCCACGGGCTTCTTCTCGCCGGAGGACAAGAACCTGTTCCGCCCGCTGGTGGACAGCCTGCTCGAGGAGGACCGCTACCTGGTGCTGGCGGACTTCGGCGCGTACATGGCCAAGCAGGAGGAGGTCGTCCGCGCCTATCAGGACGCGGACGGCTGGACGCGCAAGTGCATCATCAACGTCGCGCGCGCGGGCATCTTCTCCTCGGACCGCACCATCCACCAGTACGCCCAGGACATCTGGCGCGTGCGCAAGACGCAGGTGGAGTAG
- a CDS encoding Zn-dependent oligopeptidase yields the protein MSESLTPVAGRYVTCPPDEFRRACEDAMAAARAGIERLKSMPLPRDTRQALETLDEAGAALDDASARASVVRHAHPKAELREAAEAAEQAIETLANDIRMDRGIYDVLAALDLSREDAATRKWMEKVLRDFRRAGVDRDEPTRARVKALQEELVRIGQDFSRNISQDTRSVELMPEALDGLPEDYVRAHAPGANGKVRITTDYPDLIPFMTYARDGKARELLWRANRLRGYPANVDVLNKLVSSRHELATLLGYASWAAYATEDKMVRSAEAASDFIQKIAQASEARMGRDYQQLLARKRQDEPGAARVDPWDSGYLDDRVKAEQYAFDSQSVRPYFEYTRVKQGVLDLTARLFSVTYRHVPDAAVWHPDVEAYDVYEGSTLRGRFFLDMHPRADKFKHAAQFVLTSGKAGHRLPEGALICNFPKPGTEPALMQHSDVVTFFHEFGHLLHHIFGGHTRWAGVSGVRTEWDFVEAPSQMLEEWGRDATCLQTFARHFQTNEPLPAELVARMNRADEFGKGLFVRQQMFYAKLSLELYRRSPTNLDPTELVRELQSQFIPFPYQEGTYFHLSFGHLDGYSSNYYTYMWSLVIAKDLFTVFEKKGLLNPEPAQSYRRAVLEPGGSDDAAHLVHRFLGRDYDFRAYEAWLNKAA from the coding sequence GTGTCCGAGTCCCTCACCCCCGTCGCCGGCCGCTACGTCACGTGCCCGCCGGATGAATTCCGTCGCGCGTGCGAGGACGCCATGGCCGCCGCCCGCGCTGGCATCGAGCGCCTCAAGTCCATGCCGCTGCCCCGCGATACCCGTCAGGCCCTGGAGACGCTCGACGAGGCCGGCGCGGCCCTGGATGACGCCTCCGCGCGCGCCAGCGTCGTGCGCCACGCCCACCCGAAGGCCGAGCTGCGTGAGGCCGCCGAGGCCGCCGAGCAGGCCATCGAGACGCTGGCCAACGACATCCGCATGGACCGGGGCATCTACGACGTCCTCGCCGCGCTGGACCTCTCCCGCGAGGACGCCGCCACGCGCAAGTGGATGGAGAAGGTGCTGCGCGACTTCCGCCGCGCTGGCGTGGATCGCGACGAGCCGACGCGCGCCCGCGTGAAGGCGCTTCAGGAGGAGCTGGTCCGCATTGGCCAGGACTTCAGCCGCAACATCAGCCAGGACACCCGCTCGGTGGAGCTGATGCCCGAGGCGCTCGACGGCCTGCCCGAGGACTACGTGCGGGCCCACGCCCCCGGCGCCAACGGGAAGGTGCGCATCACCACGGACTACCCGGACCTCATCCCCTTCATGACGTACGCGCGCGACGGGAAGGCGCGTGAGCTGCTCTGGCGCGCCAATCGCCTGCGCGGCTACCCGGCCAACGTGGACGTGCTCAACAAGCTGGTGTCCAGCCGCCACGAGCTGGCCACGCTGTTGGGCTATGCGTCCTGGGCGGCCTACGCCACCGAGGACAAGATGGTCCGCAGCGCCGAGGCCGCCTCGGACTTCATCCAGAAGATTGCCCAGGCCTCCGAGGCGCGCATGGGCCGCGACTACCAGCAACTGCTGGCACGCAAGCGCCAGGACGAGCCCGGCGCCGCGCGGGTGGACCCATGGGACTCGGGCTATCTCGATGACCGCGTGAAGGCCGAGCAGTACGCCTTCGACTCGCAGTCGGTCCGTCCCTACTTCGAGTACACGCGCGTGAAGCAGGGCGTGCTGGACCTCACCGCGCGCCTGTTCAGCGTGACGTACCGCCACGTCCCCGACGCGGCCGTGTGGCACCCGGACGTGGAGGCGTATGACGTGTACGAGGGGAGCACGCTGCGCGGGCGCTTCTTCCTGGACATGCATCCGCGCGCGGACAAGTTCAAGCACGCGGCCCAGTTCGTCCTCACCAGCGGCAAGGCCGGACACCGGCTGCCGGAGGGGGCGCTCATCTGCAACTTCCCGAAGCCCGGCACCGAGCCCGCGCTCATGCAGCACAGCGACGTGGTGACGTTCTTCCACGAGTTCGGCCACCTGCTGCACCACATCTTCGGCGGCCACACGCGCTGGGCCGGCGTGTCGGGCGTGCGCACGGAGTGGGACTTCGTCGAAGCCCCGTCGCAGATGCTGGAGGAGTGGGGCCGGGATGCCACGTGCCTCCAGACGTTCGCCCGGCACTTCCAGACGAACGAGCCGCTGCCCGCGGAGCTGGTGGCGCGGATGAACCGCGCGGACGAGTTCGGCAAGGGCCTCTTCGTGCGGCAGCAGATGTTCTACGCGAAGCTCAGCCTGGAGCTGTACCGCCGCAGCCCCACGAACCTGGACCCCACCGAGCTGGTGCGCGAACTCCAGTCGCAGTTCATCCCGTTCCCGTACCAGGAGGGCACGTACTTCCACCTCTCCTTCGGGCACCTGGATGGGTACTCGTCCAACTACTACACGTACATGTGGTCGCTCGTCATCGCGAAGGACCTCTTCACCGTGTTCGAGAAGAAGGGCCTGCTCAACCCGGAGCCCGCGCAGTCGTACCGCCGCGCGGTGCTGGAGCCGGGTGGCTCGGATGATGCCGCGCACCTCGTGCACCGCTTCCTCGGGCGCGACTACGACTTCCGTGCCTACGAGGCGTGGCTGAACAAGGCGGCGTGA
- a CDS encoding Ig-like domain-containing protein: MPPRLVPLARCLGLGVLLLGVSLGCGGDNVTPQPPAPKPMPDAARSTVVVDRSADVLADGQAVVGITVTVMQKDGTPMTGRTVHVEVSGEGNTVTQPGAKTDAQGVTHASVVSTRAGVKTVTASVDAEGGAVVLGAHPTVTFVAPRAVSLAFTASALSATAGGLMSGLEVAVRDAQGRTVVGATDAVTLSLSAGPGGAALEGTLSAHAVDGVARFSEVLLKKAGTGYVLKAEATGLTAATSPSFEVAPGAAAKLVVTDVPAVVTAGAAQSARVTLRDAYDNVATNYVGTVGVSSSDAGASLPAAHVFTATDAGQFTFTGIVLKRAGEQNLAFRDAALSALVSVQDVRVSSGPAAQLAFAHVASQVSVHAALGLVEVVLQDAYGNRAAASTPAVTLALAQAGGSLGGVVTVAPVDGVASFTTLSIPDEGRFQLRATAPGLQAATSAEVVVVDDVPPSRPVLALAGSTTTSVTVTWTAVGDDADQGRATSQELRYSTAPIDSAAAFNAATPVAVGAPAAAGSAESAVISGLTAGQNYHVALRVTDNQGLSARSASLAVSTQDPQVSQIAFVTQPVDGTSGTALADVRVALQDSSGATVTKATSAVTLSLTGQSSFPAVTQTAVNGVATFSGLRVDTAGSYTFTATSGSLPAVTSQSFTVRAGAAVSLSLVGLVAPVIAGASQSVEVTVKDAAGNVATGYTGTVHFTSTDAQAVLPANFTFSSADAGHKVFSGVTLKTAGSQTVTATDTVNAALTASLTVEVSSSGGQSVTLEGLPSTVVAGSARSLTVTVRDSYGNISSDYAGTVHFTSTDAQAVLPADAAFMPGDAGRKVFPGVVLKTAGSRAVTVTDVANAALSGSASTVVEPGPAASLTLAVANASPVSGAPVSATVTARDAHGNVATGYVGRVAFTSTDAQAQLPGDYLFVASDAGAHVFSVTFLTAAPGSLTVTDTAQSTLTANVAVTPVAGPAATFSVQAEAGPYVAGAPVSFDLTVRDAHGNVSTGYVGTVHVSASDAQAVLPADQTFSAADSGRHTFSVAFHTAGSQTVTFTDTADASLSASHTDDVGPAAATVLVFTSAPTTGQVRQPLADADVVLRDAYGNRAQANGPQVTVSLVGAALLGGTTTRTPSSGQVTFSGLTVDGEGTYQLRATANGLSDATSGNLVISDTTAPGVASDLAASTLSATSIKVSWTATGDDGSQGTAQSYDLRYATSPISEANFASATPASSLPAPQAPGAAESVSVSGLVADTLYYFALRVTDNAGNGSALAFASATTGNPCTNFTCTPPSPACGADGVSRVTYASACEVQGNQPVCVNTPTSNVCPGAGGVCYAGACGTASSAAAGELVISEVMHSPSAGTTEYVELTNVSTKLLDAAGLTLSYDNGAGSVVSYTLDAGPGAAVPVGASHTLVVAQDKSLGTNGGVSADLAYGSALTLGSTGRLTVKKGATVVDDLTYTNSYPQTVGRAMTLASSLVGTPASARPWYWCDAVQDIIAGGDRGTPNRVNDTCGLNVTPPVDWCAIQYPKTFPVAGDANYPATILTTDSKTITSRFYDMDVTTRNLAGNDFYPRIEAELGYGTDVAHPEAWTWTSAAFNPSYAGASPNDDEMQATLHIPTTGTYLYGFRYRFQEPGQPWTYCDQTGIAVPPSGTYGSVVVASPVQGPAVSSAAPGVIARGARLIVTGVRFTGTTSVTVGGVAQTFTVDSDTQLTLASLADATPIAAQPIVVTSPNGSSAPQNVTVIDLLISELDADQVGTDTKEFVELSTGVPGVNLSGYVLVFYNGANNQSYLAVDLNTTTDAGGRVVVGNTGAMTPAPLLTFANGLLQNGEDGVAVYQNTAASFPNNTAVTATRLIDALVYNNAATPLATGLLNALLWPVGDARRVQANENATSSKDTVSIQRCGAGRRDGRVFSVAVPTPGAANTCP, from the coding sequence ATGCCTCCACGTCTTGTGCCGCTCGCCCGATGCCTCGGGTTGGGTGTGTTGTTGCTGGGTGTGTCCCTGGGTTGTGGCGGTGACAACGTGACGCCGCAGCCTCCGGCGCCGAAGCCCATGCCGGATGCGGCGCGCTCCACGGTGGTGGTGGACCGCTCGGCGGACGTGCTCGCGGACGGGCAGGCGGTGGTGGGCATCACCGTCACCGTGATGCAGAAGGACGGCACGCCCATGACCGGGCGCACGGTGCACGTCGAGGTGTCTGGCGAAGGCAACACCGTCACGCAGCCTGGAGCGAAGACAGACGCGCAAGGCGTCACGCACGCCTCGGTGGTGTCCACGCGCGCGGGGGTGAAGACGGTCACCGCGTCGGTGGATGCGGAGGGCGGCGCGGTGGTGCTGGGCGCGCATCCCACGGTCACCTTCGTCGCGCCTCGCGCCGTGTCGCTGGCCTTCACGGCCTCGGCGCTGTCCGCGACGGCGGGCGGGTTGATGAGCGGGCTGGAGGTGGCCGTGCGCGACGCGCAGGGCCGCACGGTGGTGGGGGCCACGGATGCGGTGACGCTGTCGCTGTCCGCGGGGCCGGGCGGCGCGGCGCTGGAGGGCACGCTCTCCGCGCACGCGGTGGATGGCGTGGCGCGCTTCTCCGAGGTGCTGCTGAAGAAGGCGGGCACGGGCTATGTGCTCAAGGCCGAGGCGACGGGATTGACGGCGGCCACGAGCCCCTCGTTCGAGGTCGCTCCAGGCGCGGCGGCGAAGCTGGTGGTGACGGATGTTCCGGCGGTCGTCACGGCGGGCGCCGCGCAGAGCGCGCGGGTGACGCTGCGGGACGCCTACGACAACGTGGCCACGAACTACGTGGGCACCGTGGGCGTGAGCAGCTCGGACGCCGGGGCGTCACTGCCCGCGGCGCATGTGTTCACCGCGACGGACGCGGGGCAGTTCACCTTCACGGGCATCGTCCTCAAGCGCGCGGGTGAGCAGAACCTCGCGTTCCGCGACGCGGCCCTCTCGGCGCTGGTCTCCGTTCAGGACGTGCGGGTGTCGTCGGGCCCGGCCGCGCAGCTCGCGTTCGCGCATGTGGCCTCGCAGGTGTCGGTGCACGCGGCGCTCGGGTTGGTGGAGGTGGTGCTCCAGGACGCGTATGGCAATCGGGCCGCGGCCAGCACGCCCGCGGTGACGCTGGCGCTCGCGCAGGCAGGGGGCTCGCTGGGCGGTGTCGTCACGGTCGCGCCGGTGGATGGAGTGGCTTCGTTCACCACGCTCTCGATTCCGGACGAAGGCCGCTTCCAGCTGCGCGCCACGGCGCCGGGTCTCCAGGCCGCCACCAGCGCCGAGGTCGTCGTGGTGGATGACGTGCCGCCTTCTCGGCCGGTGCTGGCCCTGGCTGGATCCACCACCACGTCCGTCACGGTGACCTGGACGGCGGTGGGAGATGACGCGGATCAGGGACGGGCGACCTCGCAGGAGCTGCGCTATTCGACGGCTCCCATCGACTCGGCCGCCGCGTTCAACGCGGCCACGCCGGTGGCGGTGGGCGCTCCCGCCGCGGCGGGCTCGGCGGAGTCGGCGGTCATCTCGGGCCTCACGGCGGGGCAGAACTACCACGTGGCCTTGCGCGTGACGGACAACCAGGGTCTGTCCGCGCGCTCGGCCAGCCTCGCGGTGTCCACGCAGGATCCGCAGGTGTCACAGATCGCCTTCGTGACGCAGCCGGTGGACGGCACGTCGGGAACGGCGTTGGCGGATGTGCGCGTGGCCCTCCAGGACAGCTCCGGCGCCACCGTGACGAAGGCCACCTCGGCGGTGACGCTGTCGCTGACGGGGCAGTCGTCCTTCCCGGCGGTCACGCAGACGGCGGTCAATGGCGTGGCCACGTTCTCCGGGCTCCGCGTGGACACCGCGGGCTCGTACACCTTCACGGCCACCTCGGGCTCTCTGCCGGCTGTGACGAGCCAGTCCTTCACCGTTCGCGCGGGCGCGGCCGTGAGCCTCTCGCTCGTGGGCCTCGTGGCGCCGGTCATCGCGGGTGCTTCCCAGAGCGTGGAGGTCACCGTGAAGGACGCGGCGGGCAATGTCGCCACGGGCTACACGGGCACGGTGCACTTCACGTCCACGGACGCACAGGCGGTGCTGCCCGCGAACTTCACCTTCAGCTCCGCCGACGCGGGGCACAAGGTGTTCTCCGGCGTGACGCTCAAGACGGCGGGTTCGCAGACCGTCACCGCGACGGACACGGTGAACGCGGCGCTCACCGCCTCGCTCACCGTGGAGGTGTCGTCGTCCGGGGGTCAGTCGGTGACGCTGGAGGGGCTGCCGTCCACCGTGGTCGCGGGGAGCGCGCGGTCGCTCACCGTCACGGTGCGGGATTCGTACGGCAACATCTCCTCGGACTACGCGGGCACGGTGCACTTCACGTCCACGGATGCGCAGGCGGTGCTTCCGGCCGACGCGGCCTTCATGCCTGGGGACGCGGGGCGGAAGGTGTTCCCGGGCGTGGTGCTGAAGACGGCGGGCAGCCGCGCGGTCACCGTGACGGACGTGGCCAACGCGGCGCTCTCCGGCAGCGCGAGCACCGTGGTGGAGCCAGGGCCGGCGGCGTCGCTGACCCTGGCGGTGGCCAACGCGTCGCCTGTCTCGGGTGCGCCGGTCTCCGCGACGGTGACCGCGCGTGATGCGCACGGCAACGTGGCCACGGGCTATGTGGGCCGGGTGGCCTTCACGTCCACGGACGCGCAGGCCCAGCTCCCGGGCGACTATCTGTTCGTCGCGTCCGATGCGGGGGCGCACGTCTTCTCGGTGACGTTCCTCACCGCGGCCCCGGGCTCGCTGACCGTGACGGACACGGCGCAGTCCACGCTCACGGCCAACGTGGCGGTGACGCCGGTGGCGGGCCCCGCGGCGACGTTCTCGGTGCAGGCCGAGGCCGGCCCCTACGTCGCGGGCGCTCCCGTGAGCTTCGACCTCACGGTGCGCGATGCGCACGGCAACGTGAGCACGGGCTACGTCGGCACGGTGCATGTCAGCGCCTCGGATGCCCAGGCGGTGCTGCCCGCGGATCAGACCTTCAGCGCCGCGGACAGTGGGCGTCACACCTTCTCGGTGGCGTTCCACACGGCGGGTTCCCAGACGGTCACGTTCACGGACACAGCGGACGCCTCGCTGTCCGCCTCGCACACGGACGACGTGGGCCCCGCGGCGGCCACGGTGCTCGTCTTCACTTCCGCGCCGACGACGGGACAGGTTCGCCAGCCGCTCGCGGACGCGGACGTTGTGCTGCGCGACGCCTATGGCAACCGCGCTCAGGCCAATGGGCCGCAGGTGACGGTGTCGCTCGTGGGCGCGGCGCTCCTCGGTGGGACGACCACGCGGACGCCTTCCTCCGGGCAGGTGACCTTCTCGGGCCTGACGGTGGACGGGGAGGGGACCTATCAGCTCCGCGCCACCGCGAACGGCCTGAGCGACGCCACCAGCGGCAACCTCGTCATCAGCGACACGACCGCTCCGGGCGTGGCTTCGGACCTCGCCGCGAGCACCCTGTCCGCCACGAGCATCAAGGTGAGCTGGACCGCCACGGGCGACGATGGAAGCCAGGGCACCGCGCAGTCGTATGACCTGCGCTACGCGACCTCCCCCATCTCCGAGGCCAACTTCGCCTCCGCGACGCCGGCGTCGAGCCTGCCGGCTCCCCAGGCTCCGGGCGCGGCCGAGAGCGTCAGCGTGTCGGGACTGGTGGCGGACACCCTCTACTACTTCGCCCTGCGCGTGACGGACAACGCGGGCAATGGCAGCGCGCTGGCGTTCGCGAGCGCGACGACGGGCAACCCCTGCACGAACTTCACCTGCACGCCGCCTTCGCCTGCGTGTGGCGCGGATGGCGTGTCGCGCGTGACGTATGCGTCCGCGTGCGAGGTGCAAGGCAACCAGCCCGTGTGCGTGAACACGCCCACTAGCAACGTGTGCCCCGGCGCGGGAGGCGTCTGCTACGCGGGCGCTTGCGGCACGGCGTCCAGCGCGGCGGCGGGTGAGCTGGTCATCTCCGAGGTGATGCACTCGCCGTCGGCGGGCACCACGGAGTACGTGGAGCTGACCAACGTCAGCACGAAGCTGCTCGACGCGGCGGGCCTCACGCTCAGCTACGACAACGGCGCGGGCTCGGTGGTCAGCTACACCCTGGACGCGGGCCCGGGCGCGGCGGTGCCGGTGGGTGCCTCGCACACGCTGGTCGTCGCGCAGGACAAGAGCCTGGGCACCAACGGCGGTGTGTCCGCGGACCTGGCCTATGGCTCGGCGCTGACGCTCGGGAGCACGGGGCGGCTCACCGTCAAGAAGGGGGCCACCGTGGTGGATGACCTCACGTACACGAACAGCTATCCGCAGACGGTGGGGCGCGCCATGACGCTCGCGTCGAGCCTGGTGGGCACGCCCGCCAGCGCCCGGCCCTGGTACTGGTGCGATGCCGTGCAGGACATCATCGCGGGGGGAGACCGGGGAACGCCCAACCGGGTGAACGACACGTGTGGCCTCAACGTCACGCCGCCCGTGGACTGGTGCGCCATCCAGTACCCGAAGACGTTCCCCGTGGCGGGAGACGCCAACTACCCGGCGACCATCCTCACCACGGACTCGAAGACCATCACCTCGCGCTTCTATGACATGGACGTCACCACGCGGAACCTCGCGGGCAATGACTTCTATCCGCGCATCGAGGCCGAGCTGGGCTACGGCACGGACGTCGCGCACCCCGAGGCCTGGACCTGGACGTCCGCGGCCTTCAACCCGAGCTACGCGGGCGCGTCTCCGAACGACGACGAGATGCAGGCCACCCTGCACATCCCCACCACGGGCACGTATCTGTATGGCTTCCGCTACCGGTTCCAGGAGCCGGGCCAGCCGTGGACGTACTGCGACCAGACCGGCATCGCGGTGCCTCCGTCGGGGACCTACGGCTCCGTGGTGGTGGCGTCGCCCGTACAGGGGCCCGCGGTCAGCTCCGCCGCGCCGGGCGTCATCGCTCGGGGGGCGCGCTTGATTGTCACCGGCGTGCGCTTCACCGGCACCACGTCCGTCACGGTGGGTGGCGTGGCCCAGACGTTCACGGTGGACTCGGACACGCAGCTCACCCTCGCGAGCCTCGCGGACGCCACGCCCATCGCCGCGCAGCCCATCGTCGTCACCTCGCCCAACGGGAGCAGCGCGCCTCAGAACGTCACCGTCATCGACCTGCTCATCTCCGAGCTGGATGCGGATCAGGTGGGCACGGACACGAAGGAGTTCGTGGAGCTGTCCACGGGCGTCCCGGGCGTCAACCTCTCGGGCTACGTCCTGGTCTTCTACAACGGTGCCAACAACCAGTCCTACCTGGCGGTGGACCTGAACACGACGACGGACGCCGGAGGCCGGGTGGTGGTGGGCAACACCGGGGCGATGACGCCCGCGCCCCTGCTCACGTTCGCCAACGGCCTGCTCCAGAACGGCGAGGATGGCGTGGCCGTCTACCAGAACACGGCCGCAAGCTTCCCCAACAACACCGCGGTCACGGCCACCCGCCTCATCGACGCGCTTGTCTACAACAACGCCGCGACGCCTCTTGCCACGGGGTTGCTGAACGCCCTGCTGTGGCCGGTGGGGGATGCGCGCCGCGTGCAAGCCAACGAGAACGCGACCAGCTCCAAGGACACCGTGTCCATCCAGCGCTGCGGCGCGGGACGCCGTGACGGTCGCGTCTTCAGCGTGGCGGTCCCGACGCCGGGCGCCGCCAACACGTGCCCGTAG